A segment of the Cellvibrio sp. KY-YJ-3 genome:
TTTTTCGTCCGCTAACCGCATCCTGCACACCCTCGTCCGCACCAATTTCACTCACAAAAAACGCCTTAAAATGCGCTTTTTATGGGCAAAACAATTCCTTCAGGCGATAACAAGCCCTGAGCAAAATCTCAAAAACAGAAAATAAAATTTGGAGAAAAACGCGCCCAACCCTGTAAAAAACAGAGCAAAAAAAAGCACAGAAACAGCAAAAAACAAACGAACTACAGCTGAAAATAACAGCAGATTTTTTAAAACCTGTGTTTTTTATCGATCCCTGGTTTTCTACCTCATTGTTATCGTTGTTATAGCAATAGCAAAACCAACATACGCTCGAAAAATACACCCAACAGGACAACGTTGTCAACAGGTTGTCATAAAGTTGTTTTATGAATCACAGTTTTATTGGCTACAGCATTTTGAATGGAAGACTAGGCAGAATGCAGCGATTATCACTGCTTATAATTTTTGCGCGGAATGAATCACAAAAATAACGGTTACATCCCACAAGAGGCTATAACCGTTTGCAAAGGAATAGAAAATTACTGGCGGGATTTTTTAATCAGATCGTAAGCAGCTTGTATTTCCTGGGAGCGCTCGGTAGCGGCTTTGATCATATCTTCAGGCATGCCCTGCCCGATAAGTTTGTCGGGGTGGTACTCACTCATTAATTTACGATAGGCTTTTTTTAATTCCGCATCACTCGCGCTTTTATCAACTCCCAAGGCTTGATACGCGAGCGTTAGCTCATCGCCACGCACTGCTTCACCGTAGCTGCCACGTTCGCGATTAAATGCATCCTGCGCATTTAACATTCTCAATAATTGTTCAAAAGCAAAACGCGAAAAACCAATGCGCTCGGCTAATTGACGTAACACCTGCACTTCTTGTTCATCAAGCACACCATCCGCCATGGCCAAATTCACCAAATTGACCAATAACATGTTATTCAAGTTAGGGCTTACACCGCAGACCTGTTTAAATTCGGCAACTGTCGCAGCAAAATCAAAACCGGCTGCGGCCCCCTGTTTAAATAAACGAATGGCTTCGCGACGATGCTCCGGCGTCAGGCCCATTTTTACCATCAACGCTTCTGTTAGTTGCACTTCCGTTTCACTGACTCGACCATCCGATTTGGCAAGGTGACCGAGCAGTAAAAAGACACTATTAAAAAAAGTGGTTTGAATGTGTTCGCGTTGCTGCGCAGTGAGGTTCGGTGTACTTTTATAGCGCCGCCACAACAGAAATACTGCACCGAACACAGCGCCCAGTAATACCCCAACCAAACCAACTAGCAGCAAAATGCCGCGTAACACTATGCGCAACACCGCGCCTAATACTTTAATCATGTTTCTCTCGCGAGGGTTAAAAGGAATTATATAAATAGGGAGTTTGCAGTGCGGCTTTTTGAATTGCAGTGTTACGAACTGCAAGACAGCATGGAACAACCGGCCTTGTGCCGCGCCCACTCAGGTCGCTTGGCATAATAGGATTCAAATTCAGGCTGCTCAGCGTAGGGGTTGCGCAACAGCTGTAACAATCGCTCAATTTCAGAGGCATCACCAAGGGTCGCCTTATCGATTGCCTGCTGTGCCAAATAATTGCGCAACACATATTTGGGATTTGTGCGATTCATGAGCGCGCGCCGCGCTTCGTCCGACACATTATGTAACACCGCATCCTGCTGTAAACGCTGCCCATACGCACGCAACCAACTGATCATCGTGCTTTTGGCATCCCCAGTCGGCTCTTGATAATAGGCGAATGCCACTTTATCAAACCATTGTTGATCGCTGTACTGATCAATGTCATCCACTGAATATTGCGCAAGCTGGCGATAAAAAATTGTCATATCAATTTCTACGGTTTGCAGCGCGAGCAATAAATTGTCTGTTAGAGTTTCGTCCTGTGCGGGGTCAAATTGATATAAACCTAATTTGCTCGCCATGTCGCGCTGGGCACAGCGCTCATACTCAATACGGTATTGCTCTAATGCAATTTGCAAAGGTTCGACAGCATTGATGAGCGGATAAATAGCATTGGCCAATTGCGTTAAATTCCACAGCGCAATCCGCGGTTGATTGCCAAAGCGATAACGGCGACCTTGCGCATCGGTAGTATTGGGAGTCCAATCGGGGTCATAACCTTCCAGCCAACCGTAAGGGCCGTAATCAATCGTCAATCCAAGAATCGACATATTGTCTGTATTCATCACACCATGAACAAAACCAACGCGCATCCAGTGCGCGATTAATTGCGCTGTAGCAATACAGACTTCAGTAAACCACTGCACATATATATCGACACCAATGTCATTATTTTTGGCAGACAATAAATGCGGAAAATCGGTGCGGATGGTGAAATCTGCCAAACGTTTTAATAATTGATTGTCACCGCGCGAGGATAAAATTTCAAAATTACCAAAGCGGGTAAAACTGGGCGCAACACGGCATACAATCGCACCTGGCTCAAATTCAGGGTTGCCGTCGTAAAACATATCGCGCCTGACTTTTTCACCAGTAGTCACCAAACTGAGTGCACGGGTGGTGGGAACACCCAAGTGAAACATAGCTTCACTGCATAAAAATTCGCGCACCGATGAGCGTAATACTGCCAAGCCATCCGCACTGCGCGAGTAAGGAGTGGGGCCGGCGCCTTTTAATTGCAGTGTCCAGTGCTCGCCTTTGCTATTGATCACTTCACCCAAATTAATCGCGCGCCCATCGCCCAACTGCCCTGCCCAATTCCCAAATTGATGACCACCGTAGCAACAGGCGTGAGGCTCCATCCCAGCGAGCAATTGATTGCCCGCAAATACCTGCGCGAATTCCGCTTGTTGAAATATAGCGGCAGGCAAATCTACTAACGCTGCCACTTCTGCTGCGCCCGCCAGAAGTTGCGGATTAGTTACCGATGTAGGATTTACTCGCGAATAAATGGCGCCAACAACCTGACGACGAAAATTTTCAGTTTCCGGATCAGCGGGTAATTGATGCACCAGACGATTATCGAACAGTAGATCATGCAGGGAAGATTTCATAAGGGTTTACGCAAGAAGCGCCCGGCTCCAGACAAGTATTAATTTAAAAAATGAGATTAAAACCGAAGCGAAACTTGATGTAGCGAGTGATAAAAAAATAATTACTTTATGCCAAGTAATTCAATTTTGTAGCCATCCGGGTCTTCAACAAACGCGAGGATTGTTGTGCCGTGCATCATGGGGCCCGGTTCACGCACAATTTTTCCACCGCTCGCACGGATTTTGTCGCAAGTGGCATAAACATCATCGCACCCTAAAGCAATATGACCATAGCCCTTACCCAGATCATAACTTTCCACACCATAGTTATAGGTTAGCTCGATCACGCTATTGTTTGCTTCATCGCCATAACCAACAAACGCAAGGGTAAATTTTCCTTCCGGATAATCATGCTGACGCAATAATTTCATGCCCAACACTTGAGTATAAAAGTCGATTGATTTTTGCAAGTTACCCACTCGCAACATGGTGTGAAGAATACGCATCAGATTACCTTTTCATAAACGACATAAAAATGTTAAAAGCGTTGCTTCGCACCGATGGTAATTTGATATTTGCCCAAACCTTCGCGCGCGGTAGTGGGGGTCGCCACATCAATATGCACAACGTTCCCAATACGCACTTTGCTGGAACTTAAACGCAGACCAAAACCGACATTGCTCAGCAGCGGGCTGTAACCATATTGTTCAATGCCCCACGCCTTGCCCATATCAAAAAACACCACGGTGCCGACCCGCATCAGGTTGAAAATGTGGAGATCTGAGAAGTAGCGATGCTCCACGGTAAACACATAGCTTTCATTGCCGCGCTGGTAATCGGTGGGATAGCCGCGCAAGCCCGTAATATCACCCAAGGTTATCTCTTCGTATTGGGCGAGATCCTGCCCCAAATCGTAACGAAGGCCCATGTACCAACGGCGCTTTTCATCCTGAAAGTAGTTGTAGTTAACATTGAAGCTGACAATGGTGGTATTGACGTCATCCAAACTCGAATAGTGGCGACCGTCCAGAGTAAGGCCAGCTTCCAGAATGTGATGTTTACTCACCTCCATCACGTTGGTGTAAGTGCCTATATAGCGAATGACATCAGCACTATTGTCTAGTGTGCGGCCGCCATAACCTACACGCATGGTCATATTTTGCCCGAGCGCAATATCTTCCGGGCGCTGGATTTGGTTTACGTTTTTGAAGACACCGAAACGATTTTCCAGAAATTGGTATTCAACCCAGGGGTAAACCGCTTTGCGTTGTTCGGGAATAGTCTGCAGGGTTTCAGGCGAGGGATAAAAGTTATCTTCCTCGTTAGAAAAACCCACCAACCAGCGCTGGGTATAGTTGGTGCTTATATCACTCGCAATACCAAAATAAACCTGATTGTTCATGGTTTGGTGTTGGAATTCGTTGATCTCGACATCCATATGTCGGATGGTTTCTTCGAGTGTTACATCCTGGGTATAAAAACCAGCAGACCACGGACTCTTCAGTGAATAGAAAGGGCGAGAGACATCGATAATCATATCGCTGCCATCACTGGTATCGGCGTAATAAAACTTGACTGCAATTTGGGAATTGAAGATATGCGGGTTGCGGAAGTCGTAATTCACTAAATTTCGCTGGGCGTTTTCTTCATAGCCCACAGTCAGGCTATTGCCCGACCCCAGAATGTTGCCGTCGGAAATAGCAAAACCCGAGTTAGTTCCCTCGGACTCCTTACTGACCGAAAATTGCGGCTCTAATGCCCAGGCGTCTTGAGTGACGACCACCAAATCGACCTGCTCATCGCACACACTGAGCGGCAAAATATAGGCATTGGTTAAGTAGGGGCGCTTGCGCAGAATACGCTCGCTCTCTTGTACCTGCGATACATCCAAAGGCTGCCCCTCTTCAAAGAGCAGCTGCGCTTCAATTACATGAGGGCGTGTATTGACGTGTAGTTTATTCAGGAAGAGATAGAGGCTGTTATTTTCACGCGGGTCATCCTTATCAAAAATCGACAGGCTGTTGTATTGAATATGGCGAATCCGCTTGCCTTCCATGCCGGCAAATACATTCGTTTCGACACGGGCATGGGCATCGGTAATAGCAAGTTTTTTAGCGCGACTTGAATCAAATGGTACACAGCTGGAATCATCTGCCATAGCAGGCTTATCCGCTTCTGCACTGGCAGCCACTGATAAGGTGGCCAATACCGCCAAGCACCAACATCCAGTTGTACTCAATAACCCTTTACCCGGGGTTTTGCTCATCATAGTGTCTCAGACGCTCGCTTTAGATGACGACAGACAGGTAAACCTTGGACTCAGCAATCACTAGTTAAGTTCAGGATAACAGGCGCGCACCTTAGCATAGGGTAATTCAGGCGCCTAGCAACGCGCTGTAAAGGCTTGTTAGTGATGGTGATGTTCGTGCGTGTCAGTGTCTTCTGCGGCAGATGATGACTGCTGGTGATGTTCATGGGATGGTGAATCGGTAGCCGCAGGTTCCTGGTGGTTGTGATGGTGCCCATGCCCTCCGGCGCCCCAGAGCGTCCAGAGACCAAAGAGGATAATCATAATCGCCATAGCCCAACGCAGATGACGCAGTTGCAGCAGCCTATTAAGCTGTTGGGCTGCCAACCCCGCGAGCAGTAAACTCGGCAAGGTTCCAGCGCCAAATGCCAACATGGTGAAGCCACTCAGTGCCCAGTGCCCCTGCGCCATGCTGTAAGCCAGTGCGGAGTAAACCAAACCACACGGCAACCACCCCCAAAGCGCGCCGAGCAATAAGCCTTTGCCGGGATGATTAACAGGCATCAGTCTTTTACCAATAGGCTGCAGATAAGCCCATAGATAGCGGCCAGCAGACTCCAGATAGGTTAATCCATGCCACCAGTTGGCTAAATACAGCCCCATGGCAATCAATAATAACCCTGCCAGCCAACGCAACCACGCAGCACCTCCCGAGGCGGTAATTTGCTGGGCAAACACACCGACCAAAACCCCCATCAGTACATAACTCAGCAGGCGGCCAATATTGTAGGAGCAGAGGATAATAAAACGACGTCGCGACTCTTGTGCAGGCACCGCCATACTCAAAGCGCCCATGATGCCGCCACACATACCAATGCAATGGGCACTGCTAAACAGCCCCAATAAAAATGCAGTGACCATGACCGACCAATCAATACTCATTCCGCTGTTTTCTCTGCGTCAGTTTTGGCAGAGTCATCTTTTTTAGGCTGTTCAGCATCAAACAGTATGCGATGAGCTTCGGTATCCAGATTGTCGTACTGGCCATTATTGATCGCCCAAAACAGCGCTTTTACCGCCAGCGCGATAAATACAAGCGCACAGGGAACCAAAAAATACAGACTTTCCATCAATAGACCCAGAGTAAAGACACTCGTTTTAAAGGACGTTAATCCATCAAACGCAGTGCGTTGAAAATCACCACTAGCGAACTGGCAGTCATGCCAATTGCTGCCAACCAGGGCGGAATCATACCCGCCGCGGCCAAGGGTAACGCGAGCAGATTATAGACAAGCGAGTAGCGCAAATTCTGGCGAATAATACCTTTAGTGCGCCGCGCTATATCCAAAGCCTCGGCCAACACCGCCAGACGATCATTGAGCAATACCGCATCGGCACGGGTTTGCGCCAAATCCGACGCGGAAGCCATAGCGACCGACACATCGGCCCCGGATAACACCGGTATATCGTTGATGCCATCGCCAATCATCAGCACTTTATCACCTGCCGCTTGACGCTGGCTCAAGTGCGACAATTTGTCGCCCGGTTTGGCACCCGCCATAAACTCATCAATACCGAGATTCCGTGCAAGCTGGGCAACAGCGCCGCTCTGGTCACCGCTGAGCAACTCCACCGCAATCCCACGCGACTTGAGGCTGGTGATAAGCGCCGCTGCATCGGGCCGCACTTCATCGACCAAACCTATCCAGGCCAAGGGTTGTTGTTCGCTGGCAAGCAACAACCAAAGATGTTGATCGTCAGGTAAGGCCAATGGGGGCGTCCCTACAGCAGAACCAAACTGACCGGCAAACTCAATAGTACCCAAGCGATAACCCACACCATCAATTTGCCCTTCCACGCCAGCCGCGGTGGTTTGTTTCACCGCTGTTGCGGTGTAGACATCTTGCCAAGGCATAAACGCCGCCGCCAGCGGATGGTTAGAGCCGGCCTCCAATGCCGCTGCTATGCCAAGTAATCTATCGCGCGGCAGCGCCACTGATTCAAATATCCGCACCTCCGCCAAGGTAAACTGGCCTTTGGTGAGGGTGCCGGTTTTATCAAAAATAACGCGATTCACACTGTTCAGCGTTTCTATAACGTGGCCGCGCGCTACCAAAAACCCGCGTTTACGCAGGTTAGCAGTTGCTGCCGATAGTGCGGCGGGCATCGCCAAAGCCAAAGCACAGGGGCAAGTCACCACCAATACCGATAGTGTCACCCAAAGGGCATGCTCGGGGCGATACCAGAGCCAAAACGCAAATACGGCGGCACACACCACCAATAAGCGGGCAATAAAAAAGCGCGCGATACGGTCAGCACTCAGCACTTGCAGTGGTTTATCGTCAGCGGCCTGGCTGGCCAAGCGCTCAATGGCCGACAACTGGGTCGCAGCACCAAGCGCAGTTACTTCAACTTTCAATGGACTGTGATTATTCAAGGTGCCAGCAATCACCGAATCACCCGGTTTTTTAGTGACGGGCTGGGACTCACCGGTAAGTAACGCCTCAACTACTGCACTTTCACCGGCAACCACCCGGCCATCGCAGGGAAACGTGTCACCCGCTTTAACTAAAATAAGGTCGCCCAACTGCAGGGTTTTGATGGGCATTGACTCTTCAATTTCACAGCCATTTTCCGTGCGCAAACAGCAGGCGGTTAACGGCATGAGTTGGGCGAGATTGCCAAACGCCAACCGGTTGCGATGACGCGCGCGCAACTCCACATAACGCCCCACCAACAAAAACAGGGTGAACATGGATACCGATTCAAAATACACCTCGCCGGTGCTGGTGACGGTGGCCCAAACACTCGCCAGATAGGCAAGGCCAATCGCCAGCGCGACCGGTACATCCATCACTAA
Coding sequences within it:
- the gloA gene encoding lactoylglutathione lyase, with the protein product MRILHTMLRVGNLQKSIDFYTQVLGMKLLRQHDYPEGKFTLAFVGYGDEANNSVIELTYNYGVESYDLGKGYGHIALGCDDVYATCDKIRASGGKIVREPGPMMHGTTILAFVEDPDGYKIELLGIK
- the ccoS gene encoding cbb3-type cytochrome oxidase assembly protein CcoS, coding for MESLYFLVPCALVFIALAVKALFWAINNGQYDNLDTEAHRILFDAEQPKKDDSAKTDAEKTAE
- a CDS encoding sulfite exporter TauE/SafE family protein, whose product is MSIDWSVMVTAFLLGLFSSAHCIGMCGGIMGALSMAVPAQESRRRFIILCSYNIGRLLSYVLMGVLVGVFAQQITASGGAAWLRWLAGLLLIAMGLYLANWWHGLTYLESAGRYLWAYLQPIGKRLMPVNHPGKGLLLGALWGWLPCGLVYSALAYSMAQGHWALSGFTMLAFGAGTLPSLLLAGLAAQQLNRLLQLRHLRWAMAIMIILFGLWTLWGAGGHGHHHNHQEPAATDSPSHEHHQQSSSAAEDTDTHEHHHH
- a CDS encoding heavy metal translocating P-type ATPase; translated protein: MASPASSATSAQACYHCGLPVPAASYYPVQIQGETRLMCCPGCQAVAMAIVDGGLDSFYQFRTSTSERPEAFGESPQGVAQRWEIYDLPEVQSEFVLPLAGGLKQANLLLEGITCAACSWLIETHLKLNPAVKSVTVNLTTHRCMVIWDEQAPLSEIFAALHAIGYVPRPATDDQQQQLIKKENRIALFRIGVAGFGTMQAMMVAVGMYTGATDFWLDFLRWLSMLVATPVVFFSAWPFFQAAWRSIQMCHLVMDVPVALAIGLAYLASVWATVTSTGEVYFESVSMFTLFLLVGRYVELRARHRNRLAFGNLAQLMPLTACCLRTENGCEIEESMPIKTLQLGDLILVKAGDTFPCDGRVVAGESAVVEALLTGESQPVTKKPGDSVIAGTLNNHSPLKVEVTALGAATQLSAIERLASQAADDKPLQVLSADRIARFFIARLLVVCAAVFAFWLWYRPEHALWVTLSVLVVTCPCALALAMPAALSAATANLRKRGFLVARGHVIETLNSVNRVIFDKTGTLTKGQFTLAEVRIFESVALPRDRLLGIAAALEAGSNHPLAAAFMPWQDVYTATAVKQTTAAGVEGQIDGVGYRLGTIEFAGQFGSAVGTPPLALPDDQHLWLLLASEQQPLAWIGLVDEVRPDAAALITSLKSRGIAVELLSGDQSGAVAQLARNLGIDEFMAGAKPGDKLSHLSQRQAAGDKVLMIGDGINDIPVLSGADVSVAMASASDLAQTRADAVLLNDRLAVLAEALDIARRTKGIIRQNLRYSLVYNLLALPLAAAGMIPPWLAAIGMTASSLVVIFNALRLMD
- the djlA gene encoding co-chaperone DjlA, with the translated sequence MIKVLGAVLRIVLRGILLLVGLVGVLLGAVFGAVFLLWRRYKSTPNLTAQQREHIQTTFFNSVFLLLGHLAKSDGRVSETEVQLTEALMVKMGLTPEHRREAIRLFKQGAAAGFDFAATVAEFKQVCGVSPNLNNMLLVNLVNLAMADGVLDEQEVQVLRQLAERIGFSRFAFEQLLRMLNAQDAFNRERGSYGEAVRGDELTLAYQALGVDKSASDAELKKAYRKLMSEYHPDKLIGQGMPEDMIKAATERSQEIQAAYDLIKKSRQ
- a CDS encoding YdiU family protein; the protein is MKSSLHDLLFDNRLVHQLPADPETENFRRQVVGAIYSRVNPTSVTNPQLLAGAAEVAALVDLPAAIFQQAEFAQVFAGNQLLAGMEPHACCYGGHQFGNWAGQLGDGRAINLGEVINSKGEHWTLQLKGAGPTPYSRSADGLAVLRSSVREFLCSEAMFHLGVPTTRALSLVTTGEKVRRDMFYDGNPEFEPGAIVCRVAPSFTRFGNFEILSSRGDNQLLKRLADFTIRTDFPHLLSAKNNDIGVDIYVQWFTEVCIATAQLIAHWMRVGFVHGVMNTDNMSILGLTIDYGPYGWLEGYDPDWTPNTTDAQGRRYRFGNQPRIALWNLTQLANAIYPLINAVEPLQIALEQYRIEYERCAQRDMASKLGLYQFDPAQDETLTDNLLLALQTVEIDMTIFYRQLAQYSVDDIDQYSDQQWFDKVAFAYYQEPTGDAKSTMISWLRAYGQRLQQDAVLHNVSDEARRALMNRTNPKYVLRNYLAQQAIDKATLGDASEIERLLQLLRNPYAEQPEFESYYAKRPEWARHKAGCSMLSCSS